The following proteins are co-located in the Puniceicoccus vermicola genome:
- the plsY gene encoding glycerol-3-phosphate 1-O-acyltransferase PlsY: MVLSVSLCALLGYLIGSLSFAVWIAKSRGVDILKEGSGNPGATNVKRVLGKKAGNTVFFLDFLKGCVAVGLGLWIVGDPGGIAGAVGAVLGHSASIFIRFRGGKGVAVTMGALLVLMPITLLTGLVIWVITFKVSRYVSLASILFAISLPVTALILNQIWGLVSQPLVIFAALIAVLIVVRHRSNLVRLINGQEHKFTGKSSQ; this comes from the coding sequence ATGGTCCTTTCCGTTTCACTCTGCGCTCTCCTGGGGTACCTGATCGGTTCCCTCTCGTTCGCGGTGTGGATCGCGAAATCGCGGGGCGTTGACATCCTCAAAGAGGGGAGCGGAAATCCCGGCGCGACGAACGTCAAACGGGTCTTGGGAAAGAAGGCGGGCAATACCGTTTTCTTCCTGGATTTCCTGAAGGGCTGCGTCGCGGTCGGGCTTGGACTCTGGATTGTCGGCGATCCCGGTGGTATCGCTGGAGCGGTGGGAGCCGTCCTCGGGCACAGTGCTTCGATCTTTATCCGCTTTCGCGGGGGGAAGGGCGTGGCTGTTACGATGGGGGCGCTCTTGGTTCTGATGCCGATCACTCTCCTGACTGGGTTAGTGATCTGGGTCATCACCTTCAAGGTGAGTCGCTACGTTTCGCTGGCTTCGATCCTCTTCGCGATCAGTTTACCGGTGACGGCCTTGATCCTCAATCAGATCTGGGGGCTGGTATCTCAACCTTTAGTCATCTTCGCCGCCCTGATTGCCGTCTTGATTGTCGTTCGCCATCGTTCCAACCTAGTCCGTTTGATCAATGGCCAAGAGCATAAGTTTACAGGTAAGTCCTCTCAGTAG
- the serA gene encoding phosphoglycerate dehydrogenase codes for MKILVADKISPTGVEFLREQPDCEVIEAYGSSPEKILELVSDVDGIAVRSETKVTAEVIAAAPKLKVVGRAGVGVDNIDIEAATDRGIIVMNTPAGNTIATAELTFTHILAGTRPIAQADRSMKEGRWDRKILTGSELMGKTLGVCGMGRIGAEVSKRALAFGMTVLAFDPFLTQSRAQALGVEMVSFENLCERADYITVHMPLTEETKHMIDADAIARMKDGVRLFNCARGGIIEQQALIEGLKSGKVAAAGLDVYEGEPLDKDSELRKIDSLVLTPHLGASTKEAQENVGIEIAENMFKALTGGTVLNAINMPTVDPRDLKMLAPYLDLGEKLGTFVQQLSSGTVEKLKITYYGKIVDLDALPLSRAIQRGYLQKISGEAINDVNAPKKIASLGVEVDVIKSNKDCGYTELIEVEAIEDNGKTRSACGTLFGLGQEPRIVAIDGHGLEINTSGTLLVLKNKDVPGIVGFIGTSLDKDGVNIANLSLSRDQGMGYAISVYELDTAPSEATQKAITDHGGIEKFKIIQL; via the coding sequence ATGAAAATTCTCGTAGCTGACAAAATCTCTCCCACTGGTGTCGAGTTCCTGCGTGAGCAGCCGGACTGCGAAGTCATTGAGGCGTATGGTAGTTCTCCAGAAAAGATTCTCGAGCTCGTTTCCGATGTCGACGGCATCGCGGTTCGCTCGGAGACAAAGGTGACGGCTGAGGTCATCGCCGCAGCTCCAAAGCTGAAGGTCGTCGGGCGCGCGGGTGTCGGTGTGGACAACATTGATATCGAAGCTGCCACAGACCGCGGAATTATCGTCATGAACACCCCTGCCGGGAACACGATTGCGACGGCAGAGCTTACTTTTACCCACATCCTCGCCGGGACCCGCCCAATCGCACAGGCGGATCGTTCGATGAAGGAAGGCCGCTGGGACCGCAAGATCCTCACCGGTTCGGAACTCATGGGCAAGACCCTCGGCGTCTGCGGAATGGGCCGTATCGGAGCCGAAGTTTCCAAGCGTGCTCTCGCTTTTGGAATGACGGTCTTGGCTTTTGATCCATTCCTGACCCAGAGCCGCGCTCAAGCGCTCGGCGTAGAAATGGTTTCTTTCGAAAATCTCTGCGAGCGGGCCGATTACATCACCGTGCACATGCCTTTGACGGAAGAGACGAAGCACATGATTGATGCGGATGCCATCGCCCGCATGAAGGACGGCGTCCGCCTCTTCAACTGCGCACGCGGCGGGATCATCGAGCAGCAAGCTCTGATCGAAGGACTCAAGAGCGGCAAGGTCGCTGCGGCGGGTCTCGACGTCTACGAAGGAGAGCCTCTCGACAAGGATAGTGAGTTGCGCAAGATCGATTCCCTCGTCCTGACCCCTCACCTCGGGGCATCGACGAAGGAGGCCCAAGAGAATGTGGGCATCGAAATTGCCGAGAACATGTTCAAGGCCCTCACCGGCGGAACGGTTCTCAACGCCATCAACATGCCGACCGTCGATCCACGCGATCTCAAGATGCTCGCACCTTACCTCGACCTTGGGGAAAAGCTCGGCACCTTCGTTCAGCAGCTCAGCAGCGGTACGGTCGAAAAGCTCAAGATCACTTATTACGGCAAGATCGTAGATCTCGACGCGCTTCCGCTTTCCCGTGCCATCCAGCGCGGATATTTGCAGAAAATCAGCGGTGAGGCGATCAACGACGTGAACGCACCAAAGAAGATCGCCAGCCTTGGAGTTGAGGTCGATGTGATCAAGAGCAACAAGGACTGCGGATACACCGAGTTGATCGAAGTTGAAGCGATCGAAGACAACGGCAAGACCCGTTCTGCCTGTGGCACTCTCTTCGGCCTCGGCCAAGAGCCCCGCATCGTCGCCATCGACGGTCACGGCCTCGAAATCAACACCTCGGGCACGCTTCTGGTTCTCAAGAACAAAGACGTTCCCGGCATCGTGGGCTTCATCGGCACTTCTCTCGACAAGGATGGCGTGAACATCGCCAACCTCTCGCTGAGCCGCGACCAGGGAATGGGCTACGCGATCAGTGTCTACGAGCTGGACACCGCTCCTTCGGAAGCGACCCAGAAGGCGATTACCGATCACGGCGGAATCGAGAAGTTTAAGATAATCCAGCTCTGA
- a CDS encoding aspartate kinase translates to MARIVQKFGGTSVGDVERIRKVADRVRRTRDEGHEVVVVVSARSGVTNELISRAKALNPNPNEREMDLLLAVGEQETIALTTMALHSLGIPAVSRTGAQAGILTDPAHTRARILEISGGDIDQQLKNGSVVIVAGFQGANVDGQTTTLGRGGSDLSAIAIAAALNADLCQIYTDVEGVFTADPRIVPDARKLDEIAYEEMLELASSGSKVMQTRAVKFAQKYGVRFEVRSSFNDKPGTIVKEEVVSMEDVAVSGVALDRNQVKIVISDIPDRPGTAARIFQALSEEGVLVDMIVQNLGREGRANLTFTVPEDDAFRAENAVKALKEDFPEAQISTYDRIAKLSAVGVGMRSHTGVAGKLFRALAEKKINVQMISTSEIKISVVIGIEDAEEAVRTLHAAFGLAEDSSKE, encoded by the coding sequence ATGGCTAGAATTGTTCAGAAATTTGGAGGGACCTCCGTCGGCGATGTGGAGCGCATCCGCAAAGTCGCCGATCGGGTCCGCCGCACCCGGGATGAGGGGCACGAGGTCGTGGTCGTTGTATCGGCGCGTTCCGGTGTTACCAACGAATTGATTTCCCGTGCCAAAGCTCTCAACCCCAACCCGAACGAGCGGGAGATGGATCTTCTCCTCGCCGTGGGGGAACAAGAGACGATCGCCCTCACGACCATGGCGTTGCATTCGTTGGGGATTCCCGCGGTCTCCCGCACGGGTGCCCAAGCTGGTATTCTCACCGATCCCGCTCATACCCGTGCCCGGATTTTGGAGATTTCCGGAGGAGATATCGATCAGCAGCTGAAGAATGGCAGCGTTGTCATCGTTGCCGGCTTCCAAGGTGCGAACGTCGATGGGCAGACCACCACTCTCGGCCGGGGTGGGTCGGACCTCAGCGCGATCGCCATCGCAGCGGCCCTCAATGCTGATCTTTGTCAGATTTATACCGACGTCGAAGGCGTCTTCACCGCGGATCCCCGTATCGTCCCCGATGCTCGCAAGCTCGATGAAATCGCCTACGAGGAGATGCTTGAGCTTGCCAGCAGTGGTTCTAAGGTCATGCAGACCCGCGCCGTCAAATTCGCCCAGAAATATGGAGTCCGCTTTGAAGTGCGCTCCAGCTTTAACGACAAACCCGGAACGATTGTGAAAGAAGAAGTTGTTTCCATGGAAGACGTCGCCGTCAGTGGCGTCGCTCTCGACCGCAACCAAGTTAAGATTGTCATCAGCGACATTCCCGATCGTCCGGGGACCGCCGCACGCATCTTCCAGGCCCTGTCGGAAGAAGGGGTCCTGGTCGACATGATCGTTCAGAACCTCGGCCGCGAGGGTCGGGCCAACCTGACCTTCACCGTCCCGGAAGATGACGCCTTCCGGGCCGAGAACGCCGTGAAGGCCCTCAAGGAGGATTTTCCCGAGGCGCAAATCTCGACCTATGATCGCATCGCCAAACTCTCGGCGGTCGGCGTAGGCATGCGCTCGCACACCGGGGTGGCTGGCAAGCTCTTCCGCGCTCTCGCCGAGAAGAAGATCAACGTGCAGATGATCAGCACCTCGGAGATCAAGATCTCGGTCGTCATCGGCATCGAAGATGCTGAGGAAGCCGTGCGCACTCTCCATGCGGCCTTTGGTTTGGCGGAAGACTCGTCGAAAGAGTGA
- a CDS encoding homoserine dehydrogenase, with product MSESQEKIRIGMLGFGTVGQGVWKHLQSRGEELAMETGSEFEIAGIVVRSLDRKRDVDVPAELLTDDPTALLEDPSVSIICELAGGTTDVLKWTRKALTAGKSVVTANKALICDHGEELMELAAEHGGRLFFEASVAGGIPVIKGLREGLVVNRFDRIYGILNGTSNYILTRMEREQLSFEPVLDAARALGYVEADESLDLDGGDAAHKTVILAWLAHRKWVPTDKMLIEGIRKVTLGDMHFARELGYRIKLIASIQRLGDHGRLALAVRPTLVPLDSLMADVSEAFNAVRLEGDVAGPTVLIGKGAGQDPTASAVIADLVDAGRAYLSDTHPRSRSPRAGDASELAEMEDISQEYYIRLTVADRSGVLAEVAGAFSKCGISIATVIQRDHEGDDTASLVLATHVCSEASLRAALNILGGEESVLGDFLVCPILDPE from the coding sequence ATGAGCGAATCACAAGAAAAAATTCGTATAGGCATGCTCGGCTTCGGCACAGTCGGTCAGGGCGTATGGAAGCATCTGCAATCGCGGGGAGAAGAACTCGCGATGGAGACCGGGAGCGAGTTTGAGATTGCCGGCATCGTCGTGCGCAGCCTTGACCGAAAGCGGGATGTCGACGTCCCGGCGGAATTGCTGACCGATGATCCCACCGCGCTTCTAGAGGATCCCTCGGTGTCGATTATTTGCGAACTCGCTGGTGGCACTACCGATGTCCTCAAGTGGACGCGCAAAGCACTCACCGCGGGAAAATCCGTGGTCACCGCCAACAAGGCGCTGATTTGCGATCACGGTGAGGAGTTGATGGAGTTGGCCGCCGAGCACGGGGGCCGCCTCTTCTTCGAAGCCAGCGTCGCCGGTGGCATCCCTGTCATCAAGGGCCTGCGCGAAGGGTTGGTGGTCAATCGCTTTGACCGGATTTACGGGATCCTCAACGGCACCTCGAACTACATCCTCACCCGGATGGAGCGCGAGCAGCTCTCGTTTGAGCCCGTCCTCGACGCCGCTCGGGCTCTCGGATACGTCGAAGCCGATGAATCCCTCGATCTCGATGGTGGAGACGCCGCCCACAAGACCGTCATCCTCGCTTGGCTCGCCCACCGCAAGTGGGTGCCGACCGACAAAATGCTTATTGAGGGCATTCGAAAGGTGACGCTGGGTGATATGCATTTTGCCCGCGAGTTGGGTTACCGGATCAAACTGATCGCCTCGATTCAACGATTGGGAGACCACGGACGTTTGGCCCTCGCTGTCCGTCCGACGCTGGTTCCGCTCGACTCTTTGATGGCTGATGTCAGTGAAGCCTTCAACGCCGTTCGCCTCGAGGGTGACGTGGCCGGACCGACGGTGTTGATTGGAAAGGGCGCGGGTCAGGATCCGACCGCGAGCGCCGTGATTGCCGATTTGGTGGATGCTGGACGCGCCTATCTCAGTGACACGCATCCGCGTTCGCGTTCTCCACGGGCTGGGGACGCCTCGGAACTGGCGGAGATGGAGGACATCTCGCAGGAGTATTACATCCGCCTGACCGTGGCCGATCGTTCGGGAGTCCTCGCGGAAGTCGCCGGGGCTTTTTCGAAGTGTGGGATCAGCATCGCGACCGTGATCCAGCGCGATCATGAAGGAGACGATACCGCATCGCTCGTCCTCGCCACTCACGTTTGCTCGGAGGCGTCGTTGCGCGCGGCCCTCAACATCCTTGGCGGTGAAGAATCCGTTCTGGGTGATTTTCTTGTCTGCCCGATTCTCGATCCGGAGTAG